The Achromobacter spanius genome includes the window AAGCCCATGAAGAAGGTCGCGGCCGACCACAGGATCAGCGCGGCGGCGTACAGCACGCGGGGTGATACGCGGTCCACCAGCCAGCCGCCGGGGATCTGCATGGCGGCGTAGGTCCAGCCGAAGGCGGACAGGATCAGTCCTTCATGCCAGGTGTCCAGCCCGAACTCGTCCTTGAGCGCGGGCGCGGCGATGGACAGGTTGCTGCGGTCCAGGTAGTTGATGACGACGGTGATAAACAACATCACCATGATGATGTACCGGCTGCGCGTGGGGCGCTGGGTATGTTGCAAGCCGGCGTGGGTGGCGGTCGACACGGATTGTCTCCTCGTGCGCCCATCTCGGGGCGGGGGCCATCGGCTAGATTGCCGGTGGGCTATCGATATAAAGAAGAAAAAGCGGCGCTCGTGACAGAAGCATGAGACGCCGCATGGCGGTCAGTCAGCGTGATCGGGCTGGCCTTACCACTCGGCGAAGCTGCCGTCGGCGTGGCGCCAGATCGGGTTGCGCCAGCGGTGGCCCACGGCGGCGCGTTCCTTCACGTATTCCTCATTCACTTCAATGCCCAGGCCCGGGCCTTGCGGAATGGCGACCATGCCGTCTTCGTACTTGAAGACTTCGCGGTTGCTGACGTAGTCCAGCAGGTCGTTGGCGGCGTTGTAGTGAATGCCCAGGCTTTGTTCCTGGATGAAGGCGTTGTAGCAACCGGCATCGATCTGCAAGCAGGTGGCCAGCGCGATGGGACCCAGCGGGCAATGCAGCGCCAGCGCCACGTCATACGCTTCGGCCATCGCGGCGATCTTGCGGGTTTCGGTGATGCCGCCCGCGTGGGACGGGTCGGGCTGGATGATGTCCACATAGCCTTCGGACAGCACGCGCTTGAAGTCCCAGCGCGAGAACAGGCGCTCGCCCAGGGCGATGGGGGTGGACGTCAGCGGCGCCAGTTCCTTCAGCGCTTCGTAGTGTTCGCTAAGCACCGGCTCTTCGATGAACATCAGCTTGAACGGGTCCAGCTCTTTCATCAGGACCTTGGCCATGGGCTTGTGCACGCGGCCGTGGAAGTCCACGCCGATGCCCACGTTGGGGCCGACGGCCTGGCGCACGGCGGCCACGTTCTCCAGGCACTTATCCACCTTGTCGAACGAATCGATGTATTGCAGTTCTTCCGTGCCGTTCATCTTCACGGCGGTAAAACCACGGTCCACGGCGCTCTTGGCGGCGGCGGCGGTATCGGCCGGGCGGTCGCCGCCAATCCACGAATACACCCGGATGCGATCGCGCACGTTGCCGCCCAACAATTGCGACACCGGCACGCCCAGGTGCTTGCCCTTGATGTCCCACAGCGCCTGGTCGATACCGGCCAGCGCGCTCATGTGGATGGCGCCGCCGCGATAGAAGCCGCCCCGGTACAGGACCGTCCAGTGGTCTTCGATGTTGCGCGGGTCTTTGCCGATCAGGTAGTCGGACAGTTCTTCAACGGCGGCGGCCACGGAATGCGCGCGGCCTTCCACGACGGGCTCGCCCCAGCCGACGATGCCTTCGTCCGTTTCGATTTTCAGGAAGCACCACCGGGGCGGCACGATGTAGGTGGTGAGCTTGGTGATCTTCATGCTTGGGTCTCCTGGGCGGAATAGGCGCGTTGCCAGGCGGCGACAAATGCGCGCGCGTTCTGGCCGACATCGGTGGCCGTCAGGCCGGGTTTGTACAAGGCGGAGCCCAGGCCGAAGCCGCTGGCGCCCGCCTGGGCAAAAACGGAAAGGTTGTCGGGCGTGATGCCGCCTACCGGCACCAGCGCGATCGGCGGGCGCATCACTGCGCGCCAGGCCTTCAGCACGGCCGGGCCTAGCTGTTCGGCGGGAAACATCTTCAGCACGTCGGCGCCGGCGGCCAGCGCGGCAAAGGCCTCGGTGGGCGTGGCAACGCCGGGGCAGGACGCCATGCCCAGTTTTTTCGCGGCGCGGATGACGGCGGCGTCGCTGTGCGGCATCACGATCAATTCGCCGCCCGCATCCTGCACGCGCGCGCAGTCGTCGGGATTGAGCACGGTGCCCGCGCCGATCAGGCAGTCGGTGGGCAGGGCGGCACGCATGGCGCGGATGCTGGCCAGCGGGTCTGGCGAATTCAGCGGCACTTCGATCAGGCGAAAGCCCGCCGCGTAAAGGGCATTGCCGATGTCTTCCGCTTCGTGCGGCTGGATGCCGCGCAGGATGGCGATCAGCCCGCAATGGGCCATGGCGGTTTGCAGTCCGGTGTGGGTCATGTGAGGTTCCTAGACGGGTGCCGAAGTGGGGGTGTCGGTGTCGACCGGTTCTGCCTTGACCGGTCCGGCTTTGATCTGCCCGGTCTTGACCAGCCCGGCGCAGACGGCCAGGTGCCATAAGCCGCGTTCGGTGGCGTTCTGAGCTTGCTCGGGCGTGCCCAGGCCGTAGTGCTGCATGGCCAGGATGTAGCGTTGGCACAGTGCGGGGTCGCCGCACAGCACGATGCGGGGCAGTTCGCCTTGCTCGCGCAGCATCTGGGCCAGCGCGGCAATTTCGTGGCCGATCAGCAGGCCTGACAGATAGTCGGCTTGCGAGGTCGAAGGCAGCTCACCGGTCAGGCCCAGCGCGCGCGTGCTGAAGATGGTGGACAACACGCCGGCGCGTCCGGCCGGCACACCGGCCACTTTCACGCCGCGCATGAAGGCGCCGTTGTCGGCGGCGAGGTCGGCCTGCTTGTTTGCCTGCTTTTCGGCTTGCTGGTCGGGTTGCTTGTCGGCGGCGGGCGCATCGCTCATCGTGCGGCCCAGGATGGTGTGGCCGCGCAGCGCGGCGTAGACCTCGCCGGTCATGAAGGTGTCGAAGTGCGTGACGCGGCCCTGGCGGGAGCTGACCCACTTGGAATGCGTGCCGGGCAGGCCGATCAGTACGGTGTCGGCGGGGGGGGCGATTGGATCTGGTTCTGACGTTGGGCCTGATGCGGGATCTGGCTTTGCATCCGGCTTTGCATCTAGCACTGCATTTCGCCTTGAATCTAGCCTTGCATCCGGCTTTGCCTCTGGCGCTGCGCCCGGCTGCGCGGCCACGTCGCCCACCTGGTCGAACAGCACGCCGAACACCTGTGTCTCTTCGCCGCGCATCACGTTGGGCAGGCCATGGCGCTGGATCAAGCCGGGCACGATGTGTACCGGCGTGGCGTCGGGGCCGGCGCCTGTGCGTTGGACCACGGTCAGCAAGGTGCCGATGCGTTCCAGGTCGACGGGCACGTCCAGGTACGCCGCTTCCTGCCAGCCCTGGGCGCTGCCGACCATGCCGCAGGCGATGACGGGCAGCGTCGGCTCGGCGCGTAGCCAGTCGCCGCAAGCTTGTTCAAACGCCAGGTCGAAACCGGACAGGGCGGTGCTGGCCGCGCCGTCCTGCAAGGGCTGCGGCAGGCGCATGATGCCCCAGGGCAGATGCCGGGTGTCCAGCGTGCGGCCCGTGTCGTCCAGCCGGTACGCGCGTAGTGAAGAGGTGCCCCAATCCAGCGCGATAAGCGCCGCGCGGGCGGGTGTTGCGGGTGTCATCTGATGTGTCTCATCGTTGGCCGCCTTGCCCGAAGTCGCTTGCCGGTGGCGCCGAGGTGGCGCGGGCAAGGCGTGCGATACGGGGCGCTGCGACCTTGTTGTCTTGATGCGCGCCGGGCCTTCATAACAGCCTGCGCGCGTTGGGAAAAAATTCTAGATCAGAGCTTGAAAAATCTCAAAATGTAGAATTAAATCCCATATATAGGGAATATGACCTGACGCGATCGGGCAGCCGCCGGGGTAGAAATCCTGCCGCAACTCGGCCGCAACCCCATCGCGACCCCGCCGCGATCCCGCCACTCCCACTACAACCCCTAACAGCCCCACCGCAACCCACCGCCTCCGCGCCCTGCGCCATCCCGGGTATGCTTGCCCCCGTTCTCGCTGTGTATTCACGTTTCATGACCACCACCCCGACTGCAGATTCCACCCCCACGCTGGACCCCGACGCCGTCGCGCCTGCCGGTACGCAAACCTTGATGCGCGGCCTGGCCGTGGTGCAGGCGGTTGCGTCCGGTGCGCGAGACCTGAAAGACATCTGCGCCCGCATCGGCGTGGCGCGCAGCACAACGCACCGGCTGGCCAGTTGCCTGGTGCAGGAACGCTATCTGCGGGCCTTGCCCGGGGTGGGATATGTGCTGGGGCCCAAGCTGATCGAGCTGGGTTTCCAGGCACGCGAAGCGTTTCCCATGGCGACCCTGGCGCGCCCCTATCTGGCTGCGCTGGCCGCACAAACGGGCGACACCATCCATCTGGCCGTGCGTGACAACGACGACGTGCTGTACCTGGAAAAGATCTCGGGCAAGAAAGGGCTAGAGATGCGGTCGCGCGTGGGGCATCGCATGCCGCTTGCCGCCACGGGCGTGGGCAAGGCGCTGCTGCTGGATACCGAAGAACCGCAATGGAAGGCGCTGCATCGCATCGGCGCGCCGGTGTCGTCGCGCGCGCCGGGCGGCCAGCAGACCTGGGAAGCGTTCCGCGACCGCATGCGCGAATACGCGGCGCAAGGCTACGCGTTTGACCTGGAAGACAACGAGCCGTCGATCCGCTGCGTGGCAGCGCCCGTGCGCGACGCTTCAAGCGGCATCGTGGCGGCGATCAGCGTGTCCAGCACGGTGCCGTACATGTCCCTGGAGCGCATGCGCGACATGATCCCTGTGGTGCAGGACGCGGCGGCGGGCATCTCGGCGGAAATGGGCTGGAAGGTCGACCGCGGCTGAGCCAGCGCAGTGCGTAGGATGGGTGTAGCGCGCAAGGTCGCGCGCAAGAACGCAAACGCGGATCGCGCGAAACCCATCAAACAATGGCTGATCCTAAGCGGAACCCGCCACAACGCCTGGTGCTAAGCGGAACCCGCCACAGCGCATGGTCCTAAGCGGAACCCGTCACAACGCCTGATCCCAAGCGGAACCCGCCACAGCGCCTCTGCCGCTTGATGGGTTTCGCGCGATCCGCAGCGGTGTTCTTCACACCGATCTTTCGCGCTACACCCATCCTACGTTTCTCTATTCCTGCGCACGCCCCGTGGCGCGGAGCGCACGATCATTCGGGCGCGCTATTCCAGCGGAAGCGTCAGCACGCCTTGCGGGGCGGGGCGCATCATCACGCGGCGGTACCAGGCGGATAGTGCCGGGGTGTCGGGGCGTTCAATGGGCAGGGCCAGCCAGCGGTGCGCCGCGCAGACGAGAGCGATGTCGCCCATGGTCAGATGGCGGCCGGCGATGAATTCGCGGCCTTGCAGGGCTTGGTCCAGGATCAGGGCGCGTGCGTTGGAACGCTTGACCGAGGTCTCGATGGCGGCGTGGTCGCGCTTGTCTTCGGGCGTGCGGATCAGGCCCAGGAAGGCCGGGCCCATCGCGCCTTGCCATTCGGTGGCCTGCCAGTCCATCCAGCGGTCGGCGTCGGCGCGCAGGCAGGCGTCTTCGGGCCAGAGCGTGCCCACGCCGTAGCGCGAGGCCAGGTAGCGCACGATGGCGTTCGATTCCCACAGCACGAAGCCGCCATCGTCGATGACCGGCACGGTGCGGTTG containing:
- the dgoD gene encoding galactonate dehydratase — its product is MKITKLTTYIVPPRWCFLKIETDEGIVGWGEPVVEGRAHSVAAAVEELSDYLIGKDPRNIEDHWTVLYRGGFYRGGAIHMSALAGIDQALWDIKGKHLGVPVSQLLGGNVRDRIRVYSWIGGDRPADTAAAAKSAVDRGFTAVKMNGTEELQYIDSFDKVDKCLENVAAVRQAVGPNVGIGVDFHGRVHKPMAKVLMKELDPFKLMFIEEPVLSEHYEALKELAPLTSTPIALGERLFSRWDFKRVLSEGYVDIIQPDPSHAGGITETRKIAAMAEAYDVALALHCPLGPIALATCLQIDAGCYNAFIQEQSLGIHYNAANDLLDYVSNREVFKYEDGMVAIPQGPGLGIEVNEEYVKERAAVGHRWRNPIWRHADGSFAEW
- a CDS encoding 2-dehydro-3-deoxy-6-phosphogalactonate aldolase, with the translated sequence MTHTGLQTAMAHCGLIAILRGIQPHEAEDIGNALYAAGFRLIEVPLNSPDPLASIRAMRAALPTDCLIGAGTVLNPDDCARVQDAGGELIVMPHSDAAVIRAAKKLGMASCPGVATPTEAFAALAAGADVLKMFPAEQLGPAVLKAWRAVMRPPIALVPVGGITPDNLSVFAQAGASGFGLGSALYKPGLTATDVGQNARAFVAAWQRAYSAQETQA
- a CDS encoding 2-dehydro-3-deoxygalactonokinase, translating into MTPATPARAALIALDWGTSSLRAYRLDDTGRTLDTRHLPWGIMRLPQPLQDGAASTALSGFDLAFEQACGDWLRAEPTLPVIACGMVGSAQGWQEAAYLDVPVDLERIGTLLTVVQRTGAGPDATPVHIVPGLIQRHGLPNVMRGEETQVFGVLFDQVGDVAAQPGAAPEAKPDARLDSRRNAVLDAKPDAKPDPASGPTSEPDPIAPPADTVLIGLPGTHSKWVSSRQGRVTHFDTFMTGEVYAALRGHTILGRTMSDAPAADKQPDQQAEKQANKQADLAADNGAFMRGVKVAGVPAGRAGVLSTIFSTRALGLTGELPSTSQADYLSGLLIGHEIAALAQMLREQGELPRIVLCGDPALCQRYILAMQHYGLGTPEQAQNATERGLWHLAVCAGLVKTGQIKAGPVKAEPVDTDTPTSAPV
- a CDS encoding IclR family transcriptional regulator; its protein translation is MTTTPTADSTPTLDPDAVAPAGTQTLMRGLAVVQAVASGARDLKDICARIGVARSTTHRLASCLVQERYLRALPGVGYVLGPKLIELGFQAREAFPMATLARPYLAALAAQTGDTIHLAVRDNDDVLYLEKISGKKGLEMRSRVGHRMPLAATGVGKALLLDTEEPQWKALHRIGAPVSSRAPGGQQTWEAFRDRMREYAAQGYAFDLEDNEPSIRCVAAPVRDASSGIVAAISVSSTVPYMSLERMRDMIPVVQDAAAGISAEMGWKVDRG
- a CDS encoding glutathione S-transferase family protein, with product MLKIWGRLTSVNVQKVMLAVRELALPHTFVQAGGPFGVNDTPEFAKLNPNRTVPVIDDGGFVLWESNAIVRYLASRYGVGTLWPEDACLRADADRWMDWQATEWQGAMGPAFLGLIRTPEDKRDHAAIETSVKRSNARALILDQALQGREFIAGRHLTMGDIALVCAAHRWLALPIERPDTPALSAWYRRVMMRPAPQGVLTLPLE